In a single window of the Bos javanicus breed banteng chromosome 16, ARS-OSU_banteng_1.0, whole genome shotgun sequence genome:
- the ENAH gene encoding protein enabled homolog isoform X6, whose protein sequence is MRVYCPQVSLQRQDGPRVDRLLLQLQEQQRQKELERERLERERMERERMERERLERERLERERLEQEQLERERQERERQDRLERERQERERLERLDRERQERERQEQLEREQLEWERERRISNAAPSSDSSLYSAPLPEYASCQPPSAPPPSYAKVISAPVSEATPEYAVVTALPPTSTPPTPPLRHPATRFATSLGSAFHPVLPHYATVPRPLNKNSRPSSPVNTPSPQPPATKPCAWPTPNFSPLPPSPPVMISSPPGKATGPRPVLPVCVSSPVPPMPPSPTAPSGLLDSVPHPVSPPPTSGPAAPPPPPPLPSLAPLSHCGSQASPPPPPSTPLASTPSSKPSVLPSPSAAAPASVETPLNSVLGDSSAPEPGLQAASQPAETPAQQGIVLGPPAPPPPPPLPPGPAQAPAILPPPPGPPPPPPLPSSGPPPPPPPPPLPNQVPPPPPPPPAPPLPASGFFSGSMSEDNRPLTGLAAAIAGAKLRKVSRMEDASFPSGGNTTGVNSASSKTDTGRGNGPLPLGGSGLMEEMSALLARRRRIAEKGSTIETEQKEDKNEDSEPVTSKASSTTTPEPIRKPWERTNTMNGSKSPVISRRDSPRKNQIVFDNRSYDSLHRPKSAPSSQPSANGVQTEGLDYDRLKQDILDEMRKELTKLKEELIDAIRQELSKSNTA, encoded by the exons ATGAGAGTGTACTGTCCTCAGGTTAGCCTTCAGAGGCAGGATGGACCAAGAGTTGACCGCCTTCTCTT GCAACTGCAAGAGCAGCAACGACAAAAGGAGCTGGAGCGGGAAAggctggagagagaaagaatggaaaGGGAGAGAATGGAGAGGGAGAGGTTAGAAAGGGAAAGGCTGGAGAGGGAGCGGCTGGAACAGGAgcagctggagagagagagacaagaacGGGAACGTCAGGATCGCCTGGAGCGGGAGAGACAAGAGCGGGAGAGGCTGGAGAGACTGGACCGGGAAAGGCAGGAACGAGAGCGGCAGGAGCAACTAGAGAGGGAGCAGCTGGAGTGGGAGCGAGAGCGGAGAATATCAAATGCCG CTCCATCCTCCGACAGCTCCCTGTATAGTGCTCCACTTCCTGAGTATGCCAGTTGCCAGCCTCCTTCAGCACCTCCTCCATCATACGCTAAAGTCATCTCAGCTCCAGTGTCAGAGGCCACTCCTGAATACGCTGTAGTGACCGCTTTGCCACCTACTTCCACACCCCCTACACCACCACTTCGACACCCCGCGACACGTTTTGCAACATCTCTAGGTTCTGCCTTCCACCCCGTTCTTCCCCACTATGCTACAGTTCCTCGTCCTCTGAACAAAAACTCTCGACCTTCTTCTCCTGTGAACACACCCTCTCCTCAGCCTCCAGCTACGAAGCCCTGTGCCTGGCCTACTCCCAATTTTTCACCCCTCCCTCCGTCTCCCCCAGTAATGATTAGCAGCCCCCCAGGCAAAGCCACGGGTCCAAGGCCTGTCCTCCCCGTCTGTGTTTCTTCTCCTGTGCCCCCGATGCCCCCCTCACCAACAGCGCCCAGCGGGCTGCTTGACTCTGTCCCGCACCCCGTGTCTCCGCCGCCTACCTCAGGGCCAGCagcaccgccgccgccgccgccactgcCTTCCCTCGCACCACTCTCACACTGTGGATCGCAAgcttctcctcctccacctccgaGCACCCCTCTTGCCTCAACTCCCTCATCCAAGCCTAGtgttctcccttctccctctgcagCTGCCCCTGCCTCTGTGGAGACTCCTCTAAACTCTGTGCTGGGAGACTCCTCTGCTCCTGAGCCAGGCTTGCAGGCAGCCTCTCAGCCGGCCGAGACTCCAGCCCAGCAGG GCATTGTCTTGGGACCAcctgcccctccaccccctcctccacTCCCGCCAGGTCCTGCCCAGGCACCAGCCATACTCCCTCCCCCACCAGGaccccctccacctcctccactCCCATCCTCAGGGCCTCCGCCCCCGCCTCCTCCACCACCTCTTCCCAATCAAgtaccccctcctcctcctccacctcctgctcctcccctccctgcGTCTGGATTTTTTTCGGGATCCATGTCTGAAGACAATCGCCCTTTAACTGGACTTGCAGCTGCAATTGCTGGAGCAAAACTTAGGAAAGTGTCACGG ATGGAAGATGCCTCTTTCCCAAGCGGAGGGAACACCACTGGTGTGAATTCGGCCTCATCTAAAACAGATACAGGTCGTGGAAATGGACCCCTTCCTTTAGGGGGTAGTGGTTTAATGGAAGAAATGAGTGCCCTGCTGGCCAGGAG GAGAAGAATTGCTGAAAAGGGATCAACgatagaaacagaacaaaaagaggACAAAAAT GAAGACTCAGAGCCTGTAACTTCTAAGGCCTCTTCAACAACTACACCTG aaccgATAAGAAAACCTTGGGAAAGAACAAATACAATGAATGGCAGCAAGTCACCTGTTATTTCCAG acgggattctccaaggaaaAATCAGATTGTTTTTGACAACAGGTCCTATGATTCATTACACAG